GTGATGACGGTCGACGAGGCGATCTCGAGGGCGCGGCAGGCCTGCGGTCCGTCAGACGCACGCTACGCGGAGGCGCTGGAGCTCGGCGCCGAGGTGGCCGCGGCGGCGGGCATGCCCAACACCGCGGACGCCGCTTCCGCGGTGCCCTCGAGGTCCTCGAAGGCGCCGGCGTTGGCGGAGAGCTCCCTCGCCAGCACTCTTCCATCACGGCCTCTTTCGCCGCTCCGACGGAGACATCGCCGGCGCCGTGCGTGCGTTCACCGAGGTCATCGAACGCGCAGGGACGACGACTCACGAGCAGCGATACAAGGCCATGGCGATGACGGAGCTTGGGGTCGTCGCCTTCGATGCGGGCGAGCGGAGACGGCGCGTGCGTTCGGCGATCGCGCGCTCGAGATCTTCCTCGCGCTTCTCGCAGGCCCGACGCGCCGAGGTCGCCGATGCGATGAGTCTCGTCGGACGCGCCGCCCTCGAGCAACAGGAGACCACGGTGGCCATCGAGTTCCTCGAGCCGGCGTGTGACATCTACGGCGGGTGCAAGGGGGACGTGCGCGCTCGACACGCGGCCGCGCTTCATCCGCTTGCGCTCGCACGCGCCGCCGTCGGGCGCACGGACGAGGCGAGGTCGGCGCTTGAGCGGCCATCGATCACCGTGAGGGAAGTCCCGAACGCCTCGAGCTCGAACAAGCGCTGCTCGAGCTTGCTCGCCGCGAGCCGCCGACGCGCTGATGCTGCGCGTCCTGATGACGCCGTAGCGCGCGCGAACTGAGCGCGCCGACGCCTACGGAATCGACGGCACCGGAAGCGCAGCCTGGCCGTAGAAGTTGCTGAACGACACGACGGCGCCAGTCGCGAGGCGCGCCATGCCGTAGAACTCACCGACGGCCACGTGGGTGGCATTCGAGATGCCTTGCGCGGTGACGGGACCTCCGGACGACTTCAATCCGTCGCTCCAGCACTTTACGGTTCCGTCCTGGAGCGCAGCGCATGCCTCGGCTTTCGTGGCGTGCTCGGGCACGGCCCCAGAGACTCCGCCGCCGCCTCCGCCGCCTCCGCCGCCCACGGAACCGATCGACGCGCGCTCGCCAATGCTCGCCATGTCGAGATCGACCGCATCGTCGACGACGCGCACGGGTGGCGAGAAGCCGATCGGAACGCCTGGCGACACGTTGGGTTGGTAGCGCATACGGAAGCACTCGACGCCGCCGCCCACGAGCAGCACACAGCGCGCCGGCGCGGCTCGCGACGACCTTGGACCGGAGCGAGGCGGCGGCAACCGGCCGAGGAGCGGCCGTCACGTCAGCCTCGTAGAGCGACTTCCGCCAACAACGAAGCCGCCGTTGGCGAACAACGCGCATCCAAAGTGACCGCCGACCGCGACGTCGAGCGCGCCTCCCGTAGAAGGCACGGGGTCACGCTTCCAGCGGAAACTTGAAGCGCGCCCAGCCCAAGACTGAACGAGAGCCGCACGCAAGCGACGCCGCTCGGCTGGACCGCGCACAACGCTTGATCGCCAAGAGCGATGGCAGAGGCGCCGGTGAGTCCGGTCGGCACGTACGTTCGCGGCACCGCCGCGTCGGGGCAGAACGCGCCGAAGCACCCGAAAGACGGCGTACGAGTGTCGCCGTCGCCACACGAGACCGCTCCGTCGTTTGGCGCGCGCTTGCAGGAGATTGCGTCTGCGTACCCAGAGACCACTTGCTCGGCGTCTGCGAGCGCGGAGTCCACGCTTGCACCCTCGAGACCGCACTTCCAACCGCTGCCCACGCGGACGCAGAAGTTCGGCTTGTTGAACGCCGCCGAGAGCAGTTGCGCTCCAACGGCTCCGCCGCCACTGGAGGGTGCGGCGCCCTCAACGGCCGCATCGCCTCCCTTCGCGGCGTCTGCCTTGCCGGCATCCTTCCGGCGCGCGCCGGCGTCACCTCGAGCGTCCGAAGACTCGGGCGAACCGGATTCCTTGTCCGCACTCGTCTCGCTCGCCGTCGGCGCCGGCTCAAAACCGGGCGCAGTGCTGCAGGTGCGCGACCGCAGACAAGAGCACCCACGACGACAGCCCGACGATTTTTCGCTTTGTTTGCCGCGGACCCTAGTCCGCGCAGCGCGCGAGACAATGGCCGGACGCGCCAACATCGATCCGCTGAGACAGCGCGCCGCCGGCTCACGATCGGCGAGCGCATCCCGTGGGTGGAACGATCATGGTGCGGCTGACGGGTGAGCGTTCGAAGGCACCACGGAGACCGATGCGTGATCGCGGCGGCCACGCGGGCCCGGCGAGCGGTCCGAGGTTTGCTCCTCGCGGGGGGTGGCTGCGGATATTTGGAACGACTGACGCTCGAGGTCGGCGCAGGTCTTGGGCGCGAGCCGATTCGGTTGTCGAGCCTCGCTCGACGTCTAGGTGTCTCGGTGCGTTCGCTTCAGCGACGACTCCGCGAGCGGGGAACCACTTGGTCCGCGGTGCTCGACGGGGTTCGGTATCGCACGGCCGTCGAGCTCATGACGTCACAGCCTCTCCCCCTCGACCAGGTCGCAGCGCGCCTGGGCTTTGGCGGCTCGCCGGCCCTCCATCGCGCGTTCCAACGCTGGACCGGGTCGTCGCCGCGCGTTCCAAAGAGGCGAGCTCGCGAGAAGCACCCTCGCGATGGTGGGCCGTCAGAAAGCGTGCGGACGTAGTGAGGGCTCATGTTCTCGACGTCCGCGATCTCGAAGCCCGCCTTCTCAGCGGCGCGGAGCATCGACGAGAGCGGCAGGCTCGCGTCAGCGCCGGGGAAGATGTAGCGGTTCATGAAGAGGCCCCAGATCAGGTCCTCGGGCGCCAGCGTGAGCGCCGAGATCGGGTTCTGCGGGTTGTAGAGGTTGCGGATGCCCGTCCACCGCAGGACGAACAAGCCGTCGTTCGCGAGGAGGTCGTGCACCTTCTCGAAGTAGGTGTCGAGGTTCTTGATGCCGACGTGCTCGACCATCTCGAGCGAGACGATCTTGTCGAACTTGCCCGTCACGTTGCGGTAGTCGCGCACTTCGACGCGCGCCTTGTCCTCGACACCGTAGGCCTTGATGCGCTCGCGGCCGAAGGCGACCTGCTCCTCCGCGAGGCAGACGCCGAGCGACTGGACTCCGCGCTCCTTCGCGGCGCGAGCGACGAAAGTTCCCCAGCCGCAGCCGATGTCGAGGAGCGTCTCGCCCGGCTTCAGCATGAGTTTGTCGCAGCAGTGGTCGATCTTCGCGTACTGCGCCTGCTCCAGCTTGGTCTCGGGCGTCTGGAACCAAGCCGACGTGTAGACCATCGATTCGCCGAGGAACCAGTTGTAGAAGTCGTTGCCGCGGTTGTAGTTGTCGCCGACGACGCGCTTGTCCTGGTCCTTCGAGTGAATGAACACTTCGGGGATGAAGTTCGTCACCGCCCACTTCAAGTGCGAGTCGGTGATGCGGAACGACATCGTCTCGTTGCGCGCGTCGAAGAACGCGTTCCACTTGTCGCTCGGGATGTCGAGCTTGCCATCGATGTAGGCTTCGTAGACGTCGGACATCGGGACCTTCTTACCGGTCCAGGCCTGGGCGAGCGTGCTGTCCGCGAACGTGACGTAGTCGTGGATGTTGTTCATTTCGGCCGCCATGTAGCACTCGGAAGCGACGCACTCAAGCCCTCGGGCCGCGGCCAAGGGGGCGAAGACGCGAGCGGCGACGGGACGCGTAGGTTGCCGGTTCACTGACCGGGTGCGCGGAGGCACAAGTGTATGCTGTAAAGCGTTTGGGCGCGGGGGGGCGTACCGGCTGGGCGCCATGCGCGGGTGCGTCCGCCCTCAGCGATCCTCCATGTTACGGGCGATCGGCGCTGGACACGGGCCAGCGGGTCTGGCCTGAGCGGCCGGCGGACGACGCCCCACGTCCTCCGTCAACCGGTCGCGAGCCCGCGCTCGCGAGGACACCCGCCGGCCCGCACGAGTGCCTCGCGTGATTCATCGACCGAAGCTGTGATGCCGACGAGCAGCGTGGTGAAACCGAGCTTCGGGATCGCTAAAGCCGGGCCGATAGCCGCCGAGGCTCGCGTCCGCCGTGATGCGCTCCCACCGACCGAACGCGTGGTCGCCTTCCTTCGACAAGGGCGCGAAGAGCTCGACCGACGTGTGGTCGCCGCCGACGAGCGAGACCGCGCATCCCGTCAGGGTCGGCATCAGGTTCTTGACGAGTCGCGCTTTCTGCGCGAGCGCAAAACGGCACCTGGTACGCGAAGCCCGTGTTGATCTCGCCGGTGAACGCGAAGATTCCCCGCGCGCGCGCCGGCGAACAGCCCGACCTGCCGGATTCGCGCGCCGAGCAGCGCCGTGTAGTCGACGTCGAGCCGGAAGCCGAAGCCGCTCTGATCGGGACCGACCACGTCATCCGAAGTTCGGCTCCCGAGACCGAGGGTCCCGCTCGCCGAGTCCAGGAACTGGAGCCCCGAGGGGCGTCGTCGCCGAGGAGCGAGCCTTCGAGCCTCGCTGCGACCATGAACGTCGACTCCCCTTGAGGGCGCCCGCCCGCTGGGAATGTCCGCCGAGGCCAATGTGCCGAGGAGCAGCTCGCCCTTGAGCGTGCTCTCGTACCTGGCGTACCCGCCCCGCGACGCCGGCGACGGCGGCGTGTCCCGCGCCGGATCGCTCGTCGGACCGGGAGGAGAGTCCGCGTTGCGTGGCAGCGGGTCCATGCCGCGCAGGAAGGCGAGCATCCGGTCGCGGTCGAGGCCATCGCTCTCTCTCGTCAGCGCGGTCGCCCGCTGCGAACCGAGCAGCGCCGCGCTCGCGACGACCTCGTCACGGGCGGAGCCGGCGTCGCTCGGGCTCAACGCCGC
This genomic stretch from Myxococcales bacterium harbors:
- a CDS encoding class I SAM-dependent methyltransferase, encoding MNNIHDYVTFADSTLAQAWTGKKVPMSDVYEAYIDGKLDIPSDKWNAFFDARNETMSFRITDSHLKWAVTNFIPEVFIHSKDQDKRVVGDNYNRGNDFYNWFLGESMVYTSAWFQTPETKLEQAQYAKIDHCCDKLMLKPGETLLDIGCGWGTFVARAAKERGVQSLGVCLAEEQVAFGRERIKAYGVEDKARVEVRDYRNVTGKFDKIVSLEMVEHVGIKNLDTYFEKVHDLLANDGLFVLRWTGIRNLYNPQNPISALTLAPEDLIWGLFMNRYIFPGADASLPLSSMLRAAEKAGFEIADVENMSPHYVRTLSDGPPSRGCFSRARLFGTRGDDPVQRWNARWRAGEPPKPRRAATWSRGRGCDVMSSTAVRYRTPSSTADQVVPRSRSRR